One genomic window of Bombus fervidus isolate BK054 chromosome 14, iyBomFerv1, whole genome shotgun sequence includes the following:
- the LOC139994495 gene encoding 26S proteasome non-ATPase regulatory subunit 6, which translates to MSNSELCHRTPEHIFFIKIRFKLTLPKYQNDENLKTELLDTIKRGNMTRYYEDVCKAFDWKIDENLLDTMKHENELTWKELESSDNSTLEDTEKRNWREKFEFFCETGNLDRATDIVNSVINDETNSSSIKVEAAFGLFRIAHIKNNIRSMGQTITKITNLIEGSHASGNNWCCRNKLKVYEAIYYLATRNFPRAACLLLDCIPTFESYELLPFKEVVEYTTLSGIISLSRSELDSRFNNNGLLQQALLTEAPKYRAFFYSLYDCHYKEFFENLAWIECELRANPLLHFHYRYYVREMRLRAYCQLLQAYRTINLSRMATEFGVTEEYIEQEVAYFIANGKLHCKIDKVAGMIVTISAAGCNRGQAPDVSCDRGLIYQNIIKRGDFNEIMAKRLLTKYPRSIYKGTKEIKQPFNYLLVLDFECTCKKHEKINPQEIIEFPCAAVSTTSWKVENFFHKYIKPKYHPQLTPFCTELTGIMQDMVDNQPYFPEVFETFCNWLEEHKYFKDGNDSAFVTCGDWDLKFMLPSQCEIENIPLPKQFMKWINLKGSFCDATDYFPRSLSDMLSHLNLPLIGKLHSGIRDVENIVQIIQVLQSQHNVQFKINNVHHDILRDYTMNK; encoded by the exons atGAGTAATTCAGAATTGTGTCACAGAACCCCTGAGCATATATTCTTTATCAAAATCCGATTTAAATTAACTCTGCCAAAATACCAAAATGATGAGAACTTAAAAACCGAATTACTCGATACAATAAAACGCGGTAACATGACACGTTACTACGAAGATGTATGTAAGGCATTCGACTGGAAAATTGACGAGAATCTTCTCGATACAATGAAGCATGAAAACGAGCTTACGTGGAAGGAATTAGAGTCCTCTGATAATTCGACTCTTGAGGAcactgaaaaaagaaattggcgAGAGAAGTTCGAGTTCTTTTGTGAAACTGGTAATCTCGATCGTGCCACAGACATTGTAAACTCCGTCATAAACGACGAAACTAATTCATCCAGCATCAAAGTCGAAGCTGCATTCGGTTTGTTTAGAATAGCgcacataaaaaataatattcgctCGATGGGACAAACAATCACCAAGATAACAAATCTGATAGAAGGTTCTCATGCATCAGGCAACAATTGGTGTTGTCGTAATAAATTGAAAGTGTACGAAGCTATTTACTATCTGGCAACGCGAAACTTTCCTCGCGCTGCGTGCCTTTTGCTGGATTGTATCCCAACCTTTGAATCCTATGAACTATTGCCATTCAAAGAGGTAGTAGAATACACAACATTATCAGGAATAATTTCCTTATCCCGATCGGAACTTGATTCTCGATTCAACAACAATGGCCTCCTGCAACAAGCTTTACTTACTGAGGCTCCCAAATACAGagcatttttttattctctctACGATTGTCACTACAAAGAATTCTTCGAAAATCTCGCCTGGATAGAATGCGAGCTTAGGGCAAATCCTTTGCTTCATTTCCattatcgttattacgtaaGAGAGATGCGTTTAAGGGCATACTGTCAGCTATTGCAAGCATACAGGACCATCAATTTAAGTAGAATGGCGACAGAATTTGGCGTGACAGAAGAATACATAGAACAAGAAGTGGCATATTTTATTGCCAATGGTAAATTGCATTGTAAAATCGATAAAGTGGCTGGAATGATCGTTACCATTAGCGCTGCTGGTTGCAACAGAGGGCAAGCACCTGATGTTTCATGCGATCGAggattaatttatcaaaatatcataaaaagaGGCGAT tttaatgaaataatggCGAAACGACTTCTCACGAAATATCCTCGATCTATTtacaaaggaactaaagaaattAAGCAACCTTTCAATTATTTGCTTGTACTGGACTTTGAATGCACTTGCAAAAAACACGAGAAAATTAATCCGCAAGAAATTATCGAGTTTCCCTGTGCAGCAGTGTCTACGACAAGTTGGAAAGTTGAAAACTTCTTTCACAAGTATATTAAGCCAAAATACCATCCTCAGCTTACTCCATTTTGTACAGAACTTACTGGAATCATGCAAGACATGGTAGACAATCAACCTTATTTTCCAGAAGTGtttgaaacattttgtaaTTGGTTAGAAGaacacaaatattttaaagatggGAACGATTCTGCATTTGTTACATGCGGTGATTGGGACTTAAAGTTCATGTTACCAAGCCAGTGCGAGATAGaaaatataccattacctaAGCAATTTATGAAGTGGATAAATTTAAAAGGTAGCTTCTGTGATGCAACAGATTATTTTCCACGAAGCTTATCAGATATGCTTTCACATCTTAACCTTCCT
- the Rfc3 gene encoding replication factor C subunit RfC3, protein MTEKPTQTTNLPWVEKYRPKKLDDLISHEEIIKTINKFIDENQLPHLLFYGPPGTGKTSTILACARKLYTPAQFNSMVLEMNASDDRGIGIVRGQILSFASTGTMYRSGFKLIILDEADAMTKDAQNALRRIIEKYTDNVRFCIICNYLSQIIPALQSRCTKFRFGPLSTDQILPRLDTIIKEENLNVSEDGKQALITLSGGDMRKVLNVLQSTSLAFSAVTEENVYSCVGHPLPIDIKNIINWLLNESYELCYCKIQDIKLKKGLALQDILTELHLFVNKIEFPDSILIDLIIKLAEIEKRVSIGCSEAVQLNALVSAFQRARDIEIS, encoded by the exons ATGACAGAGAAACCTACACAAACCACCAATTTACCATG GGTGGAAAAATATCGACCGAAAAAATTAGATGATTTGATATCTCACGAGGAAATCATCAAAACTA taaataaattcattgatGAAAATCAGCTTCCTCATCTCCTTTTTTATGGACCTCCTGGTACAGGGAAAACAAGTACAATACTTGCTTGTGCACGTAAATTATATACACCAGCCCAATTTAATTCAATG GTATTAGAAATGAATGCTTCAGATGATAGAGGTATTGGTATAGTTAGAGGACAAATCCTTAGCTTTGCAAGTACAGGCACAATGTATAGATCtggttttaaattaatcatcCTTGATGAAGCTGATGCTATGACAAAGGATGCCCAGAATGCTCTTAGGAGAA TAATAGAGAAGTACACAGACAATGTAAGgttttgtattatatgtaattatctCAGTCAAATTATCCCTGCCCTTCAGTCTCGGTGCACCAAATTTAGGTTTGGCCCATTGTCTACAGACCAAATTTTACCAAGGCTAGATACCATTATTAAAGAAGAGAA TTTAAATGTTTCGGAGGATGGGAAGCAAGCATTGATAACATTGAGTGGAGGTGATATGAGGAAAGTTTTGAATGTCCTCCAAAGTACTTCGCTTGCTTTCAGCGCAGTTAcagaagaaaatgtttattctTGTGTAGGACATCCTCTTCcaattgatataaaaaacaTCATCAATTGGTTGTTGAATGAATCGTATGAATTATGTTATTGTA AAATACAAGACATAAAACTAAAGAAAGGACTGGCATTGCAGGATATATTAACAGAACTGCATCTgtttgtaaataaaa TTGAATTTCCAGATTCCATACTTAtcgatttaataattaaactagCCGAAATAGAGAAAAGGGTATCTATTGGTTGTAGCGAAGCGGTACAATTAAATGCCCTCGTCTCAGCATTTCAAAGGGCTCGCGATATCGAGATTTCTTAG